The following DNA comes from Tunturibacter psychrotolerans.
GTGCCGGCGTCGTGCGTGCGATCGATATCGTTCAGATTGCGCTGGAGACTTTTGGCGCTCCCATCTACGTTCGCAAAGAGATCGTTCATAACAGCTATGTTGTGACCGACCTCGCCAAGAAAGGTGCAATCTTTGTCAACGAGTTGGATGAGGTGCCGGAGGGGGCGCGGGTAATTTACTCGGCTCATGGAGTTTCGCCGGCTGTTCGTGACCGGGCGAAGGAACGCGGTCTGAAGGTCGTCGATGCAACTTGCCCGCTGGTGACAAAGGTTCACGTAGAAGCGATCAAGTTTGCCAAGCAGGGGTACTCGCTGGTGCTGATCGGACATCGCGATCATGATGAGATTGAGGGCACTCAAGGTGAGGCGCCCGATGTGACGCAGGTAGTGTCGACGGTTCAGGAAGTTGCCGATCTGGTTGTGCCGGATCCGAATCGTGTGGCGTATCTGACGCAGACGACCTTGTCGCTCGACGAGGCCAGGGACATGATTCAGGCGCTCAAGAACAAGTTTCCGAACATCGTGGGACCACATTCGCAGGATATCTGCTACGCGACGGAGAATCGCCAGGTTGCAGTGAAGAACGTAGCTCATGGCGCGGATCTGGTGCTGGTCGTCGGATCGACGAATAGCTCTAACTCCAACCGCCTGGTGGAAGTTTCGAAGAACCTGGATACGAATTCGTATCTCATCGACACGGCGGATGCTATTCGTCCGGAGTGGCTCAATGGTGTCGATACGGTTGCTGTGACGGCAGGTGCTTCTGCTCCTGAGGTTCTGGTGAAGGATGTAGTCGAGTATCTGCAGTCGATGGGCTATGGTTCGGTCGATGAAGTTGAAGTGATGCCAGAGAACGTGCGCTTTGGTCTGCCGCCAGAGATTGTTCAGGCGATTGCATCTGCTCCACCAGTAAATCGGTAACGAGAGCCGTAGAACAGAGAGTTTGTTTTTCATGGGAATAACTGTAAGAAATCCGAAGGGCGTCGATCAGCCGGCACAGCCTCGCTTTGGCCGGATGGATGTTGGCCTGGAACGTATTACGCAGGGCATCGCGCGAGCGAAGGATTGGTTGTTCGACCAGCAACACCCTGATGGATACTGGTGCGGCGAGCTCGAAGCCGACAGCATGCTGGAGTCGGACTACATCTTCATGCATACGCTGCTGGGGACCGGCGAGCCAGGGCGGATGGAACGCGCGATCAACGAGATTCTGCGTCATCAGAACGAGGATGGGGGCTGGGGACTGTTTCCAGGTGGCCCGTCCAATATCAGTTATGGCGTTAAGGCCTATCTTGCTCTGAAGCTGATGGGATGGTCGAAAGATCATCCGGTGTTGGTGAAAGCTCGTGAGTGGGTGCTGGCTCATGGCGGCGTTGTAGAGTGCAATACGTTTACGAAGATCTACCTGTGCGCGCTTGGTCAGTATGACTATGACGCAGTACCTGCGATTCCGCCGGAGATCGTTCTCTTTCCAAACTGGTGCTACTTCAATATCTATGAGATCTCTTCGTGGTCGCGCGGGATTCTTGTTCCGCTGTCGATCATCTATGCGAAGAAGCCGTTTAAGAAGCTCGCTCCCGAACAGGGAATTGAGGAGCTTTTTGTGGGCGGCCGCAAAAATGCAAATATGCATCTGCGATGGGATAAGAAGAAGCCGTTGGGCTGGCGGAACTTCTTTCTTGCATGTGACCGAATTATGCATTTGGCAGAACGAGTTCACATTCGGCCATTGCGTAAGATTGCATTGAAACGCGCTGAGGCGTGGATGCTGGAGCGGTTTGAGAAATCAGATGGCCTGGGTGCGATATATCCGGCGATGTTGAACTCTATCGTGGCTCTCCGTTGCCTTGGCCGTTCGGTGGACGATCCTCAGCTGATCCGCGCGCTGGATGAGTTTGAAAAGCTTGGTATCGATTGTCCTGATGGAACGGAAGACTATTCGACGCCGACGTTCCGCATGCAGCCTTGCTTTCCGCCAGTGTGGGATACGGCGCAGGCGATGTACGCGCTGGGCGAAGCGGGAGTTCGTAAAGATGATCCTCGAATGTTGAAGGCTGCGGACTGGATTTTGTCCAAAGAAGTTCGTCAGAAGGGCGACTGGGCGGAGAAGGTCAAGAACGTCGAACCGGGCGGTTGGTACTTCGAGTTCAACAATGAGTTTTACCCAGATGTCGATGATACGGGGCAGGTTCTTCTTGCGTTGAATTGTGTGGATAATCCACGCGAGCGGTATCAATACGACGCCTGCCAGCGTGCTCTGAACTGGATTTGGGCGATGCAGTGCAAAAACGGTGGTTGGGCGAGCTTTGACCGCGACAACACCAAGATGATCTTCCAGTACATTCCGTTTGCTGACCATAACGCGATGCTCGATCCGCCGACTGTCGACATTACGGGACGCATGTTGGAGATGCTGGCACTCTATGGCGTGACGAGAAGCGATCCGCGCGTTGAGAAAGCTATTCAGTTCATCCTGAAAGAGCAGGAGCCTGACGGAAGCTGGTTCGGACGCTGGGGCGTTAACTATCTGTATGGGACGTTTCTGGTTCTACGTGGCCTTGAGGCGATGGGCTTCTGGAACCACGAACCAGCTGTGCAGCAGGCAGCCGAGTGGATTCGGATGGTGCAGAACGCGGACGGCGGATGGGGCGAGACCTGCGGCACTTACGACGATCCGAATCAGCGTGGCATTGGACCGAGTACGCCATCACAGACGGCGTGGGCTGTGCTTGGATTGCTAGCGGCCGGGGATACGCGCTCCGACTCGGTAGCGAAGGGGATTCGCTGGCTGGTGGATCGTCAGCATGAGGATGGAAGCTGGGATGAACTTGTTCCCGGCCGCAATGGTGAGAGCTATTACACCGGCACAGGGTTTCCGCGTGTTTTCTATCTCGGATACCACCTTTACAAACAGTACTTCCCGCTGCTGGCGTTGACGACTTACGAGCGTGCAATGAAGAGCGGAGCGTCGCACTAAACCGCGCGTCAAGAATTTCTCTGGAGGAGACACTCAATGGCAGTGCCAGTCTCGCAAGCCTGGACGGTTGCAACTTATGTTTTGAAGCAGAAGCTGATGGGCCGGAAGAAGTATCCGCTGGTGCTTATGCTGGAGCCGCTGTTTCGCTGCAACCTGGCCTGTGCCGGGTGTGGAAAGATCCAATATCCCGCGCACATCCTGAAGGCGGAGTTGTCGCCTGAGGAGTGTTTTAGGGCGGTCGAGGAGTGTGGA
Coding sequences within:
- a CDS encoding 4-hydroxy-3-methylbut-2-enyl diphosphate reductase, producing the protein MTTTTLDHAAVAGSGTETKTKRVLLLKPRGFCAGVVRAIDIVQIALETFGAPIYVRKEIVHNSYVVTDLAKKGAIFVNELDEVPEGARVIYSAHGVSPAVRDRAKERGLKVVDATCPLVTKVHVEAIKFAKQGYSLVLIGHRDHDEIEGTQGEAPDVTQVVSTVQEVADLVVPDPNRVAYLTQTTLSLDEARDMIQALKNKFPNIVGPHSQDICYATENRQVAVKNVAHGADLVLVVGSTNSSNSNRLVEVSKNLDTNSYLIDTADAIRPEWLNGVDTVAVTAGASAPEVLVKDVVEYLQSMGYGSVDEVEVMPENVRFGLPPEIVQAIASAPPVNR
- the shc gene encoding squalene--hopene cyclase produces the protein MGITVRNPKGVDQPAQPRFGRMDVGLERITQGIARAKDWLFDQQHPDGYWCGELEADSMLESDYIFMHTLLGTGEPGRMERAINEILRHQNEDGGWGLFPGGPSNISYGVKAYLALKLMGWSKDHPVLVKAREWVLAHGGVVECNTFTKIYLCALGQYDYDAVPAIPPEIVLFPNWCYFNIYEISSWSRGILVPLSIIYAKKPFKKLAPEQGIEELFVGGRKNANMHLRWDKKKPLGWRNFFLACDRIMHLAERVHIRPLRKIALKRAEAWMLERFEKSDGLGAIYPAMLNSIVALRCLGRSVDDPQLIRALDEFEKLGIDCPDGTEDYSTPTFRMQPCFPPVWDTAQAMYALGEAGVRKDDPRMLKAADWILSKEVRQKGDWAEKVKNVEPGGWYFEFNNEFYPDVDDTGQVLLALNCVDNPRERYQYDACQRALNWIWAMQCKNGGWASFDRDNTKMIFQYIPFADHNAMLDPPTVDITGRMLEMLALYGVTRSDPRVEKAIQFILKEQEPDGSWFGRWGVNYLYGTFLVLRGLEAMGFWNHEPAVQQAAEWIRMVQNADGGWGETCGTYDDPNQRGIGPSTPSQTAWAVLGLLAAGDTRSDSVAKGIRWLVDRQHEDGSWDELVPGRNGESYYTGTGFPRVFYLGYHLYKQYFPLLALTTYERAMKSGASH